In one window of Syngnathus scovelli strain Florida chromosome 20, RoL_Ssco_1.2, whole genome shotgun sequence DNA:
- the zgc:153284 gene encoding SH3 domain-binding glutamic acid-rich-like protein 3: protein MSVKVFYASVSGNLEIKTAQQRIFSVLDGKRIPYEMVDITASDEAKASMRSIAGNPTALPPQISNGNAYCGDFSAFEAAVESEALEAFLKL, encoded by the exons ATGTCTGTCAAAGTGTTTTACGCCAGTGTGAGCGGCAACCTTGAG ATAAAGACAGCCCAACAGAGAATATTCTCGGTCCTCGATGGGAAGAGGATCCCCTATGAGATGGTGGACATTACGGCGAGTGACGAAGCCAAAGCATCAATGAGGTCAATTGCTGGGAACCCGACTGCACTGCCCCCGCAAATAAGCAACGGGAACGCGTACTGCGGG GACTTCTCGGCATTCGAAGCGGCAGTTGAGAGTGAAGCACTGGAAGCTTTTCTCAAACTCTGA
- the rps12 gene encoding small ribosomal subunit protein eS12, translating to MAEEGVAAGGVMDVNTALPEVLKTALINDGLARGIREAAKALDKRQAHLCVLAANCDEPMYVKLVEALCAEHQINLIKVDDNKKLGEWVGLCKIDREGKPRKVVGCSCVVVKDYGKESQAKDVIEEYFNAKK from the exons ATGGCCGAGGAAGG CGTTGCCGCCGGAGGTGTGATGGATGTCAACACGGCTCTCCCCGAAGTGCTCAAGACCGCACTCATCAATGACGGCCTTGCCCGCGGTATCCGTGAGGCGGCCAAAGCCCTGGACAA GCGCCAGGCCCATCTGTGCGTCCTGGCCGCCAACTGCGACGAGCCCATGTACGTCAAGCTGGTGGAGGCCCTCTGCGCCGAGCATCAGATCAACCTGATTAAG GTCGACGACAACAAGAAGCTTGGCGAGTGGGTCGGTCTGTGCAAGATTGACCGGGAGGGCAAACCCCGCAAGGTGGTGGGCTGCAGCTGCGTGGTTGTCAAG GACTATGGCAAGGAGTCGCAAGCCAAGGATGTCATTGAGGAATACTTCAATGCCAAGAAATGA